The genomic region TTTAGAGAGGGCTCTATCAAGGATTTGATCCCCTCGGGTGGTCATACCCAAAATCTGCACATCGCAGCCTGGGTAACACTGTTTAAGGCAATCTCGGACATACTCAGCCTGCCACATTGCTAGGCGGCTCTCTCGAGAGGCAATCACGAGGCGTACAGGGGGATTAGGGTGCTGGGACGGGGAGAAAGAAGTTTGTGACATAACATTTAAAATAATTAAAGACTGACACCAATATACTGCGTTTATGAGCTCATCGAAAAATTCCCTTGCCAACAAAGCCCAAGCTTGGTCGGCCCGCTTTAACGAACCCGTTGACGAACTTGTGCAGCGCTATACAGCCTCAATTGGCTTTGACCAGCGTTTTGCCTTAGTCGACATTGCCGGTTCTTTAGCCCATGCCGAAATGCTGGCAACCCAAAAAATCATTAGCGCCCAGGATTTGACGGATATTCAGATGGGGATGGCGCAAATTAAGGGTGAAATTGAAGCCGGTGAGTTTCGTTGGCAATTGGCTCTTGAGGACGTTCATCTCAATATTGAGGCGCGCCTTACTCAATTAGTGGGAGATGCGGGCAAACGCTTGCACACAGGCCGCTCACGCAATGATCAAGTGGCGACTGATTTACGTCTCTGGTTGCGTGGCAGCGTAGATGAAATCGCTGGCACTCTGAAGTCACTGCGTTCTGCCCTATTAGATCTTGCAGAAAAGCATGCTGCTACCATCATGCCCGGTCACACCCATTTGCAAGTGGCGCAGCCGATTACCTTTGGTCATCATCTGATGGCCTACTATGAAATGTTTAGTCGCGATGCGGATCGTCTAGTAGATTTGCGCGCCCGTTTTAATCGCCTCCCATTAGGTGCTGCAGCCTTAGCTGGTACTACCTACCCGATCGATCGTGAGCAAGTAGTCCGTACTTTAGGCTTTGACGGTATTTGCAATAACTCTTTAGATGCTGTCTCGGATCGGGATTTCGCGATTGAGTTCTGTGCCTTTGCCGCTATTTTGATGATGCATATCTCACGCTTGTCTGAGGAATTAGTGTTGTGGTTGAGCCCCCGCTTTGGGTTCATTGACTTGCCAGACCGTTTTTGCACTGGCAGCTCAATCATGCCGCAGAAAAAAAATCCCGATGTCCCAGAATTAGCACGTGGCAAAACCGGTCGGGTATATGGGGA from Polynucleobacter antarcticus harbors:
- the argH gene encoding argininosuccinate lyase: MSSSKNSLANKAQAWSARFNEPVDELVQRYTASIGFDQRFALVDIAGSLAHAEMLATQKIISAQDLTDIQMGMAQIKGEIEAGEFRWQLALEDVHLNIEARLTQLVGDAGKRLHTGRSRNDQVATDLRLWLRGSVDEIAGTLKSLRSALLDLAEKHAATIMPGHTHLQVAQPITFGHHLMAYYEMFSRDADRLVDLRARFNRLPLGAAALAGTTYPIDREQVVRTLGFDGICNNSLDAVSDRDFAIEFCAFAAILMMHISRLSEELVLWLSPRFGFIDLPDRFCTGSSIMPQKKNPDVPELARGKTGRVYGDLISLLTLMKSQPLAYNKDNQEDKEPLFDAVDTVQDTLRIFADMVPHIEVKADVMKAAAEEGFATATDLADYLVKKGLAFRDAHEAVAHAVKACVGRNCMLTDLSLSELRFACGLDDRPELMSDDVFALLTVDGSVNSRQHAGGTAPAQVLAAIKRGRADL